In one window of Episyrphus balteatus chromosome 3, idEpiBalt1.1, whole genome shotgun sequence DNA:
- the LOC129915384 gene encoding intraflagellar transport protein 88 homolog, with translation MENICPIKPPYKALILAEAYEHKSVFRPALNIYQSLVKKSEISLRVKINLGNVHFKLENYPLAIKYYKMALDQVGQNKKEIYSKIMHNIGLALVQQKLYSEAAFVFGYIVKENPDFKAYLHLILCWVALKKTSKIRRYFTDIFSLPKLDKIQEIEKLIFLISPLLDDIEEDGFNWCLDVIRITDYAWMSDNLEIARIVRQMRKGNLEEPIKFLDKFELNVQNLTENSKINLSFVYLHLKKYQQVEDLLKGCRKPKAYNNYGVLKFLQNDYNAAKKAFQTAAESNEKIYESKYNLILVDKKLKDLKKSQELCETLLKQYPFPCNLMVKYQMLIVNEESKSIFENLKSTLEIFGLSNVNDPGILRKIAEFYKNLSNYKMAKWFDEEALAINPLL, from the coding sequence atGGAAAATATCTGCCCGATTAAACCACCCTACAAAGCTTTAATACTCGCTGAGGCCTACGAACATAAATCAGTCTTTCGCCCAGCCTTGAACATTTATCAGTCTTTGgtgaaaaaatctgaaatttcaCTTCGTGTCAAAATAAATCTTGGAAATGTTCATTTCAAGCTTGAAAACTATCCATTGGcaattaaatattataaaatggcATTGGATCAAGTTggacagaataaaaaagaaatttactcaaaaattatGCATAACATTGGTTTGGCATTGGTACAGCAGAAACTCTATTCAGAAGCTGCTTTTGTTTTTGGTTACATTGTGAAAGAGAATCCTGATTTTAAAGCTTATTTGCATTTGATTCTTTGTTGGGTGGCTTTGAAGAAGACTTCGAAAATTCGTAGATATTTCACTGATATTTTTAGTCTACCAAAACTTGATAAAATTCaagaaatcgaaaaattgatttttctaatTTCGCCTCTTTTGGATGATATCGAAGAAGATGGATTCAATTGGTGCTTAGATGTCATTCGAATAACAGACTATGCTTGGATGTCAGATAATTTAGAAATTGCTCGAATAGTTCGACAAATGAGAAAAGGCAATTTGGAAGAACCTATTAAATTTCTAGACAAATTCGAATTGAATGTTCAAAATTTGAcagaaaattctaaaattaatttaagttttgtttaCTTGCATTTGAAAAAGTATCAACAAGTCGAAGATTTACTGAAAGGTTGTAGAAAACCAAAAGCATACAATAATTATGGAGTTTTAAAATTCTTACAAAACGACTATAATGCAGCTAAAAAAGCTTTTCAAACAGCTGCTGAATCAAATGAAAAGATCTATGAATCAAAATACAATTTGATTTTAGTCGATAAGAAGTTGAAAGACTTGAAAAAGTCTCAAGAATTATGTGAAACTTTGCTAAAACAATATCCATTTCCATGCAATTTGATGGTAAAGTATCAAATGTTGATTGTGAATGAAGAAtcgaaatcgatttttgaaaatttaaagtcTACTTTGGAGATTTTTGGACTATCAAATGTTAATGATCCTGGGATTTTACGAAAAATTgctgaattttataaaaatctttcaaattacAAAATGGCAAAGTGGTTTGATGAAGAAGCTTTGGCTATCAATCCTCTGTTATAG